The following coding sequences are from one Leptolyngbya sp. NIES-3755 window:
- a CDS encoding Mg chelatase, subunit ChlI (similar to AA sequence:cyanobase_aa:LBDG_14740), protein MSALLLYQARVLGTLPIQNESEKSMLARVWSASLVGIDAVKVGVEVDVAGGLPAIVVVGLPGTEVQESKERVKTAIKNAGFAFPMRRIVINLSPADLRKEGPSFDLPISVGILAAAGQVQMDELDEYLFLGEVSLDGSLRPVAGVLAIAAAAKSLGISNLVVPADNVREAAVVKDLNVYGFKHLSEVGSFLNNPSDYLPARIDGELELSEMQFSAPDLRDVKGQAHARRALEIAAAGGHNLIFVGPPGSGKTMLARRLSGIMPPLEFQEALEVTQVHSVAGLLKEKGSLIGVRPFRSPHHSASGAALVGGGTFPRPGEISLAHRGVLFLDELTEFRRDVLEFLRQPLEDGNVTISRTRQSVSFPAQFTLVASTNPCPCGFYADTVQSCTCSPRAREQYWARLSGPLMDRIDLQVGVNRLKPEEITQQPTGEDSETVRARVQQARDRASVRFKNTSLRCNAEMQSVHLREWCKLDDGTRSLLENAIRRLGLSVRASDRILKVARTIADLANDENLQAHHVAEAIQYRTIDRMQ, encoded by the coding sequence ATGAGTGCGCTGCTATTGTATCAGGCACGTGTTCTGGGTACGCTACCGATACAAAATGAGTCGGAAAAAAGTATGTTAGCGCGAGTTTGGAGTGCGTCCCTAGTGGGCATCGACGCGGTGAAAGTGGGAGTGGAAGTCGATGTGGCAGGGGGATTGCCCGCGATCGTCGTGGTTGGATTACCCGGAACGGAAGTCCAAGAATCCAAAGAACGAGTGAAAACTGCAATCAAGAATGCAGGATTCGCCTTTCCAATGCGTCGCATCGTGATTAATTTATCGCCAGCGGATCTACGTAAGGAGGGACCGAGTTTTGATTTGCCAATTAGCGTCGGAATTCTAGCAGCGGCAGGACAAGTTCAGATGGATGAACTTGATGAGTATTTATTTTTGGGTGAGGTTTCTTTAGATGGAAGTCTGCGTCCGGTTGCGGGAGTTTTAGCGATCGCGGCTGCGGCGAAATCTCTCGGCATTTCTAACTTGGTCGTCCCTGCTGATAATGTTCGAGAAGCGGCTGTCGTAAAGGATCTCAATGTTTACGGATTCAAGCATTTATCCGAAGTTGGCTCGTTTTTGAATAATCCAAGCGACTACCTTCCCGCTCGAATCGATGGAGAACTTGAACTTTCAGAAATGCAGTTTTCGGCTCCTGATTTGCGAGATGTCAAAGGGCAAGCTCATGCTCGTCGCGCTCTAGAGATTGCGGCTGCGGGTGGACATAATCTGATTTTTGTTGGACCTCCTGGAAGTGGGAAAACGATGTTAGCCCGTCGATTATCTGGAATCATGCCACCCTTGGAGTTTCAGGAAGCGCTAGAAGTGACTCAAGTGCATTCGGTCGCGGGATTGCTCAAAGAAAAAGGATCGCTGATCGGAGTTCGTCCATTTCGCAGTCCGCATCATTCGGCTTCGGGTGCAGCACTGGTGGGAGGTGGAACGTTTCCGCGTCCTGGAGAGATTTCGCTGGCTCATCGAGGTGTCTTATTTCTGGATGAATTGACCGAGTTTCGTCGGGATGTTTTGGAATTTTTGCGACAGCCTCTAGAAGATGGAAACGTGACCATTTCTCGAACGCGGCAATCGGTTTCATTTCCGGCACAGTTCACGCTAGTGGCAAGTACTAATCCTTGTCCGTGTGGATTTTATGCGGATACGGTTCAGTCTTGTACCTGTTCACCGAGGGCACGAGAGCAATACTGGGCAAGGCTTTCAGGTCCGCTGATGGACAGAATTGATCTACAAGTGGGCGTGAATCGGCTCAAACCTGAAGAAATTACCCAACAACCGACCGGGGAAGATTCGGAAACGGTGAGGGCACGAGTTCAACAAGCTCGCGATCGCGCTTCTGTCCGATTCAAAAACACCTCTCTCCGCTGCAATGCCGAAATGCAGAGCGTTCATTTGCGCGAATGGTGCAAATTAGACGATGGAACCCGATCGCTGTTAGAAAATGCCATTCGTCGATTGGGATTATCGGTACGAGCCAGCGATCGCATTCTCAAAGTGGCAAGAACGATCGCAGATTTAGCAAACGACGAGAATTTACAAGCGCATCATGTGGCAGAAGCCATTCAGTATCGTACTATCGATCGAATGCAATAG
- a CDS encoding hypothetical protein (hypothetical protein L8106_26682;~similar to AA sequence:cyanobase_aa:LBDG_42800) has product MNLLTQVLHIVGSGASAYVLSSSIRDPKTRPNVIAGFQMAESGAVPFLQALRDRAAQEGETWLAEKLDRHANDEKRHGQIFAHGLKQLNRRVMDFSKMRDRELDKNPSEQRSPFFGAYFKGYSLEQLKPENMEWSVFMASTYILELDASKDFVRIANALPDDPASTNLKKGIMSVALDETGHAAYLREAMERRYGARQTQILIDEWRSRKVDAMLAAMQNFLNKGGKMAQMVEEGAPVDMQAVEQVAA; this is encoded by the coding sequence ATGAATCTCTTAACTCAAGTTCTTCACATTGTTGGTTCCGGTGCAAGTGCTTACGTTCTCTCTAGCAGCATTCGCGACCCGAAAACTCGTCCCAATGTCATTGCAGGCTTTCAAATGGCAGAGTCGGGAGCCGTTCCTTTTCTGCAAGCTCTCCGCGATCGAGCCGCTCAAGAAGGCGAAACCTGGTTAGCAGAAAAACTCGATCGACATGCCAACGACGAGAAACGCCACGGTCAAATCTTCGCTCATGGTCTGAAACAACTGAATCGCCGCGTAATGGATTTCAGCAAAATGCGCGATCGAGAACTTGATAAAAATCCCAGCGAACAGCGCAGTCCGTTCTTTGGTGCGTATTTCAAGGGCTATTCTCTCGAACAGTTGAAGCCCGAAAACATGGAGTGGAGCGTGTTTATGGCAAGCACTTACATTCTCGAACTCGATGCCAGCAAAGACTTTGTGAGAATTGCAAATGCGCTACCGGATGATCCAGCCAGCACAAATCTCAAGAAAGGAATTATGAGCGTGGCACTGGATGAAACTGGACATGCGGCTTATTTGCGGGAAGCGATGGAGCGTCGATATGGAGCGCGTCAGACTCAGATCTTGATCGATGAATGGCGATCGAGAAAAGTCGATGCGATGCTGGCTGCGATGCAAAACTTCCTCAATAAAGGCGGCAAGATGGCGCAAATGGTCGAAGAAGGTGCGCCCGTCGATATGCAAGCCGTTGAACAGGTTGCAGCGTAG
- a CDS encoding recombination protein RecR (ab initio prediction:Prodigal:2.6;~similar to AA sequence:cyanobase_aa:NIES39_C04450) has product MAPRIEAVCATIVLAEIGGRATVYTRPLARLIEQLQHLPGVGPKSAQRLALHLIKRPEEEVKALAMALMEAKLQVGYCSVCGHLSAEPVCDICRSPQREPKTICVVADSRDVIALEKTREYRGKYHVLGGLISPIDGIGPEQLNIKQLIRRVSQQKVEEVILAISPSVEGETTTLYVGSLLKPFTRVTRIAFGLPMGGDLEYADEVTLARALEGRRELE; this is encoded by the coding sequence TTGGCCCCCCGGATAGAAGCGGTTTGCGCTACGATCGTACTAGCTGAAATCGGAGGAAGAGCCACGGTTTACACACGTCCTTTAGCTCGATTGATCGAGCAATTGCAGCACCTCCCTGGTGTTGGTCCCAAATCAGCCCAACGATTAGCCCTGCACTTGATCAAACGCCCCGAAGAAGAAGTGAAAGCTTTAGCAATGGCGTTGATGGAGGCAAAGCTTCAAGTTGGGTACTGTTCTGTGTGCGGTCATTTGTCAGCGGAACCTGTTTGTGATATTTGTCGATCGCCACAGCGTGAACCGAAAACAATTTGCGTCGTGGCGGATTCGCGTGATGTGATTGCGCTAGAGAAAACACGGGAATATCGCGGGAAATATCACGTTTTAGGCGGATTGATTTCACCGATCGATGGAATTGGACCTGAACAACTCAACATCAAACAACTGATTCGCCGCGTGAGCCAACAGAAAGTTGAGGAAGTGATTTTAGCGATTAGTCCAAGCGTTGAAGGGGAAACGACTACGCTTTATGTCGGAAGTTTGCTCAAGCCGTTTACTCGCGTGACTCGGATCGCGTTTGGATTGCCGATGGGCGGGGATCTAGAGTATGCCGATGAAGTGACCTTGGCAAGAGCACTCGAAGGCAGACGGGAATTGGAATAA
- a CDS encoding ABC transporter, ATP-binding protein (similar to AA sequence:cyanobase_aa:LBDG_53500), producing the protein MTTATEPSTLETRSFPPLLEVREMTKRFGTFTALDHVSMTLKPGTFHALLGENGAGKSTLVKCIMGFYTPTSGKVQLDGQDCTIASPRDAQKYGIGMVYQHFTSVPAMTVAENLLIARSGGDLVINWKAETEKLSAFMQTSPFQLPLDALVSQLAAGEKQKLEILKLLYLKSKILILDEPTSVLTPSEADEILGLLREQVSAGQLSVLLISHKMREVTGFTDEITVLRRGKLAGTGSMSVLTVPDITEMMMGERREAQPVEKVPHDNPVPVLEVQNLHADKDNGLEGVAGVNLNVHSGEIVGIAGISGNGQREFVEVLAGQRSPTSGEVRVNGELYQASRSQMFQHGVFVLPEEPLKNACVPHMSVAENLALRTFDRPPQSKGLMLIFKAIREAAQGLIQQFRIKTPSPETPVRDLSGGNVQRTVLARELSSDHVKLLITANPCFGLDFAAVEDIHNQILQARNRGVAVLLVSEDLDELLKLSDRILVISGGKFLYESTIDKADFNEIGRSMTGH; encoded by the coding sequence ATGACCACTGCAACTGAACCTTCAACATTAGAAACTCGATCGTTTCCGCCTTTGCTCGAAGTTCGGGAAATGACGAAACGGTTTGGAACATTCACCGCACTGGATCACGTTTCGATGACGCTGAAACCAGGTACTTTTCATGCGCTGTTGGGCGAAAACGGAGCCGGGAAAAGTACCCTTGTGAAGTGCATTATGGGGTTTTATACGCCCACGAGCGGCAAAGTGCAATTGGACGGGCAAGACTGTACGATCGCTTCTCCACGGGATGCCCAAAAGTATGGAATCGGGATGGTGTATCAGCATTTCACCTCGGTTCCAGCGATGACCGTTGCGGAAAATTTGCTGATTGCTCGATCGGGTGGCGATCTCGTGATCAATTGGAAAGCCGAAACCGAAAAACTCTCAGCGTTCATGCAAACTTCGCCGTTCCAATTGCCGCTTGATGCGTTGGTGTCTCAACTGGCGGCAGGCGAAAAACAGAAACTTGAAATTCTTAAACTGCTGTATCTCAAGAGCAAAATTCTGATTTTAGATGAACCGACTTCGGTTTTAACTCCGAGTGAAGCGGATGAAATTCTCGGATTGCTACGAGAACAAGTTAGCGCAGGACAATTAAGCGTTTTGCTGATTAGCCACAAAATGCGAGAAGTTACAGGCTTTACCGATGAAATCACCGTTTTGCGACGCGGTAAATTGGCGGGAACGGGTAGTATGAGCGTCTTAACGGTTCCGGATATTACTGAGATGATGATGGGTGAACGGCGCGAGGCGCAACCCGTTGAGAAAGTCCCACATGATAATCCGGTTCCAGTGCTAGAAGTTCAGAATCTCCATGCCGATAAAGATAATGGACTTGAAGGCGTTGCAGGCGTAAATCTGAATGTTCATAGTGGCGAAATAGTTGGAATTGCGGGCATTTCAGGCAATGGACAGCGGGAATTCGTTGAAGTCTTGGCGGGACAGCGATCGCCAACTTCGGGTGAAGTCCGAGTGAATGGAGAACTTTATCAAGCGAGTCGATCGCAGATGTTCCAACATGGTGTATTCGTTCTGCCTGAAGAACCGCTGAAAAATGCCTGTGTTCCTCACATGAGCGTGGCGGAAAATCTGGCGTTGAGAACCTTCGATCGACCTCCCCAATCCAAAGGTCTGATGCTGATTTTCAAAGCAATTCGCGAAGCCGCTCAAGGACTCATCCAACAGTTCCGCATCAAAACGCCTTCTCCAGAAACTCCAGTTCGAGATTTATCGGGCGGAAATGTGCAACGAACCGTTTTGGCGCGGGAACTCTCTTCGGATCACGTCAAGTTACTCATCACAGCCAACCCCTGCTTTGGTCTAGATTTCGCGGCAGTCGAAGACATTCACAATCAAATTCTTCAAGCTCGGAATCGTGGTGTCGCCGTTCTCTTGGTGAGTGAAGACTTAGACGAATTGCTGAAATTGTCCGATCGTATTCTCGTGATCAGCGGCGGTAAGTTTTTATACGAAAGCACAATTGACAAAGCCGACTTTAATGAGATCGGACGCAGTATGACTGGGCATTAA
- a CDS encoding histidine triad protein (similar to AA sequence:cyanobase_aa:LBDG_22760), whose translation MSDTIFGKIIRKEIPADIVYEDDLALAFRDVNPQAPVHILVIPKQPIAKLADAESNDHALMGHLLLTVKRVAEQEGLTNGYRVVINTGEDGGQTVYHLHLHLLGGRSMNWPPG comes from the coding sequence ATGAGCGACACGATCTTTGGCAAGATTATTCGTAAAGAAATCCCTGCCGACATTGTCTACGAAGATGATTTGGCTCTCGCCTTTCGCGATGTGAATCCGCAAGCGCCTGTTCACATTCTGGTGATTCCCAAGCAACCGATCGCGAAACTTGCCGATGCCGAATCAAACGATCATGCCTTGATGGGACATTTGTTACTCACCGTCAAACGAGTTGCAGAACAAGAAGGACTCACGAATGGCTATCGTGTGGTGATTAATACAGGCGAAGACGGGGGACAAACCGTGTATCATTTGCATCTGCATCTATTGGGTGGTCGATCGATGAATTGGCCCCCCGGATAG
- a CDS encoding putative Amino acid or sugar ABC transport system, permease protein (similar to AA sequence:cyanobase_aa:LBDG_53510), with protein MATEALGWWGVPLAIVAGTLRGSAPFLFVSLGECLTEKSGKINLGLEGNLLMGAMSAYAVAYLAQGTVGSALSPWLGVLVAGVAGMLLAFIHAWLSQQPKVNDVAVGIAMIIFGSGLAFFLGKPFIQPPAPGLPSIGLGDWSSIPQIQQTFRINLLFIVGIAIAFIMNWFFRATRWGLFIRAVGDNPEAALAMGISIQKVRMLCIMAGGFLAGIGGAYLSLYYPGSWSERISSGQGLMAVALVIFARWNPIQCLWASMLFGGAQAIGPALQGVGINNGYYLFNAAPYVLTLIIMILTCSPKRTISGAPGALGTLN; from the coding sequence ATGGCAACAGAAGCACTGGGATGGTGGGGAGTACCTTTAGCGATCGTGGCTGGAACGCTTCGAGGGAGTGCACCCTTTTTGTTTGTCAGTTTGGGCGAATGTTTGACCGAGAAAAGCGGCAAGATTAATCTCGGCTTGGAAGGCAATTTGTTAATGGGCGCGATGAGTGCGTATGCGGTGGCATATTTGGCTCAAGGAACGGTTGGAAGTGCTTTGTCTCCCTGGCTCGGTGTGCTGGTGGCGGGCGTTGCTGGAATGCTACTGGCGTTTATTCATGCTTGGTTATCTCAACAGCCGAAAGTAAATGATGTGGCAGTTGGGATTGCAATGATTATTTTTGGGAGTGGATTGGCGTTCTTTTTAGGAAAGCCATTTATTCAACCTCCTGCACCTGGATTGCCCTCGATCGGGCTTGGGGATTGGAGTTCGATACCGCAGATTCAGCAAACGTTTCGGATCAATTTATTGTTCATTGTGGGAATTGCGATCGCGTTCATCATGAATTGGTTTTTCAGAGCAACCCGCTGGGGCTTATTCATCCGAGCGGTGGGAGACAATCCTGAAGCAGCTTTGGCGATGGGAATTTCGATTCAGAAAGTTCGGATGCTGTGTATTATGGCAGGCGGATTTTTGGCGGGAATTGGGGGCGCGTATTTGTCGCTGTATTATCCCGGTAGTTGGTCGGAGCGGATTTCGAGTGGACAAGGATTGATGGCGGTGGCGCTGGTGATTTTTGCTCGATGGAATCCGATTCAGTGTTTGTGGGCTTCGATGTTGTTTGGGGGAGCACAAGCGATCGGACCTGCACTGCAAGGAGTCGGAATCAATAATGGCTATTACTTGTTCAATGCCGCTCCGTATGTCTTGACGTTGATCATTATGATTTTGACTTGTTCACCTAAACGGACGATTTCCGGTGCTCCAGGGGCATTAGGCACATTGAATTGA
- a CDS encoding hypothetical protein (conserved hypothetical protein;~similar to AA sequence:cyanobase_aa:LBDG_28780) produces the protein MPYSSVVDRIIEFNQGRDPELLKLKYKAMSQDAFVFLRGTCHLFYQDLPIEGVFKSAPAVWSCGDLHLQNFGTFKGDDRLVYFDVNDFDEALLMPCTWDITRLMTSTIVGAHTLNISDEDALQLCQYFLEIYTKELATGKDRTIHNEVSTGLVKELLTALKTRKRKDFLDERTELKGKGRSLKLIEGKTKPVTEIERQKVTDAIDRSAESREDPTFFKVLDVMHRIAGTGSLGLDRYVILVEGNGSPNQNYLLDLKAARSSALQPYTPYPQPNWNTEAERITAIQDRFQESPPALLTPVVIQNQSYVLRELQPTADRVNLESKNGKIKRLKKVIRTMAEVTAWGQMRSTGRQKSAIADELIAFAATASEWHPVVLDRARSYAAQVERDFQEFKIQFEK, from the coding sequence ATGCCATATTCAAGCGTTGTCGATCGTATTATCGAATTCAATCAAGGGCGCGATCCTGAACTGTTAAAGCTGAAATACAAAGCGATGTCACAAGATGCGTTTGTGTTTCTGCGTGGAACGTGTCATTTGTTCTATCAAGATTTGCCGATTGAAGGTGTGTTTAAATCGGCTCCTGCGGTGTGGAGTTGTGGTGATCTCCATTTGCAGAATTTTGGCACGTTTAAGGGCGACGATCGCTTAGTGTATTTCGATGTGAATGATTTCGATGAAGCGCTATTAATGCCTTGTACATGGGACATTACGCGATTAATGACGAGTACGATCGTCGGTGCTCATACGCTGAATATTAGTGATGAGGATGCGCTTCAACTCTGCCAATACTTCCTTGAAATTTACACCAAAGAATTGGCAACGGGAAAAGATCGAACCATTCACAATGAGGTTTCAACTGGACTCGTAAAAGAATTGCTAACGGCTCTGAAAACTCGTAAACGTAAAGATTTTCTGGACGAGCGCACAGAACTGAAAGGGAAAGGTCGATCGCTGAAATTAATCGAGGGCAAAACGAAACCTGTGACAGAGATTGAGCGCCAAAAAGTGACCGATGCAATCGATCGTTCTGCTGAATCGCGAGAAGATCCAACGTTCTTTAAAGTGCTCGATGTGATGCACCGAATTGCTGGAACTGGGAGTTTGGGACTTGATCGATATGTGATTCTAGTCGAGGGCAACGGTTCGCCAAATCAGAATTATTTGCTCGATCTCAAAGCGGCTCGATCGTCTGCCCTACAGCCTTATACTCCTTATCCTCAACCGAATTGGAACACTGAAGCAGAACGAATTACCGCGATTCAAGATCGATTCCAAGAATCTCCACCCGCATTATTAACGCCAGTCGTAATTCAGAATCAGTCTTACGTTTTGCGAGAATTACAACCGACTGCCGATCGTGTGAATCTCGAAAGCAAAAACGGCAAAATTAAACGCCTCAAGAAAGTGATCAGAACGATGGCAGAAGTGACCGCTTGGGGACAGATGCGAAGTACGGGGCGACAAAAATCTGCGATCGCGGATGAGTTGATCGCGTTTGCCGCCACCGCTTCAGAATGGCATCCGGTTGTTTTAGATCGTGCTCGATCGTATGCCGCTCAAGTCGAACGAGACTTTCAAGAGTTTAAGATCCAGTTTGAGAAATAA
- a CDS encoding putative Amino acid or sugar ABC transport system, permease protein (similar to AA sequence:cyanobase_aa:LBDG_53520) has translation MLTVGNWRKTLEAICIPIAALLFSLVLFGIFCFAAGANPFEVYGAIYQAAFGSWSSFQNSLIRAAPLMLTALCTALPARLGLVIIGNEGALVMGGIAATIVGLSAINQAPAAVTQTSMAIAGMLGGGIWIGIVGALRHYRGVNETISSLLMNYIAIALLNHLVGGPMRDPSSLNKPSSYAIPDLDRLGTIPFLPRVHYGLIYGIIACVIAYFLIQRTTFGFAARTAGGNIKAARIAGLPVGQLTLAICFLAGSCAGLAGMVEIAAVHGRANESLNANYGYSGILVAFVARNNPIAASLIAILFGGILASGSILQRRLDLPDATVYVLQGLVFLVVLYSESLYGRFKIFKEPEPKLPAASAVQGG, from the coding sequence ATGCTCACTGTCGGAAATTGGCGCAAAACCTTAGAAGCGATTTGTATTCCGATCGCTGCCCTCCTCTTCTCATTGGTTTTGTTTGGAATCTTCTGTTTCGCCGCGGGTGCAAATCCGTTTGAAGTTTACGGAGCAATTTATCAAGCAGCATTTGGAAGTTGGTCATCGTTCCAGAATTCTCTGATTCGGGCGGCTCCGCTGATGTTGACTGCCCTTTGTACCGCGTTGCCTGCTCGATTGGGATTGGTGATTATTGGGAATGAAGGCGCGTTAGTGATGGGCGGAATTGCAGCGACGATCGTGGGACTGTCTGCGATTAATCAAGCGCCCGCTGCGGTGACTCAAACTTCAATGGCGATCGCTGGAATGCTCGGTGGCGGAATTTGGATCGGAATCGTGGGCGCGTTGAGACACTACCGAGGCGTGAATGAGACGATTAGTAGTCTATTGATGAACTATATTGCGATCGCGCTTCTAAATCATCTAGTGGGTGGTCCAATGCGCGATCCGAGTTCGCTGAATAAGCCTTCGAGCTATGCGATACCGGATCTCGATCGCCTAGGTACAATTCCATTTCTACCCAGAGTTCACTACGGTTTGATTTACGGAATTATTGCCTGTGTGATTGCTTATTTTCTGATTCAGCGCACAACGTTTGGATTTGCAGCCCGAACCGCAGGCGGAAATATTAAAGCTGCGAGAATTGCAGGGCTTCCGGTTGGACAATTAACGCTTGCAATCTGTTTTCTAGCGGGATCTTGTGCGGGACTGGCGGGAATGGTGGAAATTGCCGCAGTGCATGGACGGGCGAATGAATCCCTGAATGCGAATTATGGCTATTCGGGAATTTTGGTTGCATTTGTCGCACGAAATAACCCGATCGCAGCGAGTCTAATCGCGATTCTATTTGGTGGAATTCTCGCGAGTGGCAGCATTCTACAACGGCGATTAGATCTACCCGATGCCACAGTTTATGTTTTACAAGGACTCGTCTTTTTAGTTGTGCTCTATAGTGAATCGCTGTATGGACGGTTCAAGATCTTCAAAGAGCCAGAGCCGAAATTACCCGCAGCATCAGCCGTTCAAGGAGGTTAA
- a CDS encoding glyoxalase (similar to AA sequence:cyanobase_aa:LBDG_51560) — MSSALFHLAFPVRDIPTTKSYYVDGLGCGLGRENDQSAILNLYGHQLVAHVTPDEIAPQKGIYPRHFGLVFTDEADWKALLDRAEQKQLKFYQQPKQRFLGTPLEHRTFFLVDPFGNLMEYKYYAHPDAIFGAQSSDQIGDREN; from the coding sequence ATGTCTTCAGCACTGTTTCATCTAGCATTTCCGGTTCGCGATATTCCCACCACAAAAAGCTATTACGTAGACGGCTTAGGCTGTGGTCTAGGACGAGAAAATGACCAGTCTGCAATTTTAAATTTGTACGGGCATCAACTCGTCGCGCATGTCACTCCAGACGAAATTGCACCGCAAAAAGGCATTTATCCGCGTCATTTTGGGCTAGTCTTCACCGATGAAGCGGATTGGAAAGCGCTGCTCGATCGAGCAGAACAAAAACAACTCAAGTTCTACCAACAACCGAAACAGCGCTTTCTCGGCACTCCTTTAGAACACCGTACTTTTTTTCTCGTTGATCCCTTCGGTAACTTGATGGAATACAAATACTACGCTCATCCAGATGCCATTTTTGGAGCGCAATCTTCTGATCAAATTGGCGATCGCGAAAATTAA
- a CDS encoding hypothetical protein (similar to AA sequence:cyanobase_aa:LBDG_53490) gives MKSSAQIWLPLAVFSLSLFAQPQLVAQTPTLVQESAQSHRAFEQGMKHLRNRNYQPAIAEFNRAIQLDPNFKEAYSGRGFAQLQSGQLPQALESYNRILQIDPKAAIAYSGLALVRSRLGDERQARLDTEKSAALMAEQTTRHLYHSEISLLELSVATAGQTPQGDVWKLIEQGYQQIDARNFRAALNAFNQAVQLLPSGSARPYIDRGVAYFWMQDYRSAIDDFSTAIRFNPFYIKAYEYRARAYEQMGQTQAARADLQKAINLARQFGAQAMYQELTTRQQAKQ, from the coding sequence ATGAAATCGTCCGCTCAGATCTGGCTCCCGTTAGCAGTCTTTTCACTTTCGCTATTCGCACAGCCTCAATTGGTTGCTCAAACTCCCACGCTCGTTCAAGAAAGCGCCCAAAGTCATCGTGCCTTTGAACAGGGCATGAAACATTTACGCAATCGGAACTATCAACCCGCGATCGCAGAATTTAACCGAGCGATTCAACTCGATCCCAACTTCAAAGAAGCCTACAGCGGTCGAGGATTCGCTCAATTACAAAGCGGGCAATTGCCTCAAGCCTTAGAAAGCTATAACCGAATTCTGCAAATTGATCCGAAAGCTGCGATCGCATACTCCGGATTAGCACTGGTGCGATCGCGCTTAGGAGATGAACGCCAAGCCAGACTCGACACCGAAAAAAGCGCGGCTTTGATGGCAGAGCAAACCACTCGACATCTCTATCACAGCGAAATTAGTTTACTTGAACTCTCAGTTGCAACCGCTGGACAAACTCCACAAGGCGATGTCTGGAAATTGATCGAACAAGGCTATCAACAGATTGATGCCCGGAATTTTCGAGCGGCGTTGAATGCGTTTAATCAAGCGGTTCAATTATTGCCATCGGGATCAGCGCGTCCTTATATCGATCGAGGAGTGGCGTATTTTTGGATGCAGGATTATCGATCGGCGATCGATGATTTTTCCACGGCAATCCGGTTCAATCCGTTCTACATCAAAGCTTACGAGTATCGCGCTCGTGCGTATGAACAGATGGGACAAACTCAGGCTGCAAGAGCGGATTTGCAAAAAGCGATCAATTTAGCGCGTCAGTTTGGTGCTCAAGCGATGTATCAAGAGCTAACCACTCGCCAACAAGCGAAACAATAG
- a CDS encoding hypothetical protein (hypothetical protein Npun_R6286;~similar to AA sequence:cyanobase_aa:LBDG_46210) has protein sequence MFAKFFRLFKTCVVLVFVALVTSGCVNYDVGIQFESPNRGAIVQRIQLDDRLTTFTSGTAQSWLSNIDQRVKRLQGKTRKLSNREVLATIPFSSGQDLEKKFNRYFSEELASKIRNKKPIDLPKIDSKLQVKQGNFILFERTRLIYDVDLRSLGVAAPDSLVNPNSLLELEFSVDAPWGTSSSKNSTVHRDGKRVIWTLQPGQQNHIETAFWMPSPLGIGTAIVIVIVAVGMYFKNQQLPPAAKPAV, from the coding sequence ATGTTTGCGAAATTCTTTCGACTGTTCAAAACCTGCGTCGTACTTGTCTTTGTCGCGCTTGTGACTTCTGGTTGTGTCAATTACGATGTCGGGATTCAGTTTGAGAGTCCAAACCGGGGGGCGATCGTTCAGCGCATTCAACTGGACGATCGTTTAACTACATTTACAAGCGGAACGGCACAATCTTGGCTTTCAAACATTGATCAGCGAGTCAAACGATTACAAGGCAAAACTCGCAAGCTTTCAAATCGCGAAGTTCTAGCTACAATTCCATTTAGTAGCGGACAAGATCTAGAGAAGAAATTTAATCGTTATTTTAGTGAGGAACTAGCGTCAAAGATTCGGAACAAAAAGCCGATAGATTTGCCGAAAATTGATTCTAAATTACAAGTTAAACAAGGCAATTTTATATTATTTGAACGGACTCGATTAATTTACGATGTGGATCTACGATCGCTCGGTGTCGCTGCCCCTGATAGTTTAGTCAATCCCAATTCATTGCTTGAACTAGAATTCAGCGTTGATGCACCTTGGGGAACCAGTAGCTCAAAGAACAGCACCGTTCATCGAGATGGAAAACGAGTGATTTGGACACTTCAACCCGGTCAACAAAATCATATTGAAACTGCATTTTGGATGCCTAGCCCGCTCGGAATTGGAACCGCGATC